The nucleotide window AGCGAAAATCCAAACGCATTGCGATTGAAGAGCTGTTTTGGGAAATACTTAACGGCGTTAAGTACGCCTTTTCTTCTCGGAATCAAATGTAACAAAGTCCTGCAAACCATGCCAAAGACGTTGGATTCAATAGTGGAATGGGAGCCGGTAAGAGACGGGTACGTGTGGAAGCTGAAGGCGGCCAACGGGCAATTCTTGAGTGCAAGCGGGTGTAGCGTACCGCCGTGGAAAGACACCATCACGCACGACAATCCGCGTACAGGTACGACGAGAAATTGGGTTCTGTGGGATGTGGATGTTGTGGAGATTcgagaacaacaacaacaacaacaagaacaaaCGAATGTTGATAATGTCAATGATAGTTCTAGTCGTTATAGTACTACTGCAACACAAGATCCAACAGAACCAGAACCACGGTCTGTTTCGCGGTCGGAATCTTCACAAACACAGCCAGACTCTCCAGCCGTCGTTGATCTTTCGTCAACCAAAGATCGTACCAAGGATTcggataaaaaaaatacataacatATATAACGTTGGAATTTTGGGATTATTAATTAGtacacatgatatgtatgcaagAAAATCAGGGTTTTACTTGTATCATTGATGATGATTGATCAGATGATCTTCTTTCTACAAAATAGACTAAATTTCCTGACTATATATATTTACACACACGCATTACACCAATTAATTGGATTTTGCATTAAGTGTTACCTTTTCTGTAAATTTTTCATCACGAGGGCAACATGAAGCTAAGTTTTGTGTTCAGCTGAAAGAAATTTTCCAAAAATTAATTAGATATTAAGGAAATTGActgtagttttttgttttttttgtattCTATCCACACATCCATTTTTGCTTCTCACATCACTCTCTCAATTTTCGGTCATCAGATCAAATGAGTTGGAAAAAATAAATGGCCACAAATTACAaggtgtgtgagaggtaaaaatgagtgtgtgggAATATATAGCATTTCCTTTTTTCATTAGTACAATTGTATTTTAGATAAAGAATCTCACTAATATTGATGATTAAGCGCTTTCAAGTAAACGTTtagtttataaaaataattaatcaaaCCTAGAAGTACCTCTacaataaatttgaaaaagagtaatgttaaggagactaaattgttgataattggattattacttaagcgttgataaacgtgcatttcttattggtaacacatcatttggtttacaaattttgtCTCTCTAACATCACCCTATGAAAAAAGTCACTAACATTAATTGTACAGAATAAAGCGCGTCAGCACTAAATAACCCCTTAAATATTAATATGCTTTTTAGCCACCTCATTATAAACCTTTTACCCACCTTATTTTGTGCAATATCAGTATTTACAATCTATTTTTCTTGTTCTCCCACTAAGTTGCAGACTTGTCGATATGTTCCAAGAGAATATCAATATGCATTTGGTTTAATATCCTTGTAAATGATCTTGGGTTCAAAACTTcctcttaataatagtataaAAAAAGAGTATCAATACAATTGCACAACTTAATGGGAGCCCTATATATAGCTTCTAGCTAGTAGTTCAAGAGAAAATCATACTTGTTTGTCACTTtttttgtagatttttttttttttcaactaagaaaaaaagtaaaagtTTATCTTTGTAATAGaaaaggatatatatatatatatatatatatagtttcctTAATTTCCTCAGCCTCTGTCAACCGTTGCCTCTAATTCCTTCCCCTTCACAAACACATAACGCAAGGCGCGAACTTGCTACATATCATTTCCCCTTTTAGTTCAAGGGTACAAATCACTTTGAAAATTTCAGACGAAAATACAAGCGAAAACTCGTAATTTTGACAATTAACGTTGTACATTTTGTTCAATCGATCTCTCTGATGTTTTTATGTGCTTAATCACAGCACTTGATCGGTCTTATTGTTTCATAGAGGTACACATATGGAGTTTTTCAAAAGAGCCAGAGCAGTACGCTTCCGGAGCCACCACGACAAATATCTGTTAGCAGACGAGGATCAAGAGACTGTATTCCAAGATCGCGATGGCACGGTGAAGAATGCCAAATGGACGGTGGAGCTTGTCGAAAATGCAAACACTTTACGGTTCAAAAGCTGTTATGGCAAGTACTTAACAGCCTCTAGCTTGCCATTCCGTCTTGGATTGCGAGGCAAGAAAGTTCTGCAAACCCTGCCAAAGAGATTAGATTCGTCCCTGGAATGGGAACCTATAAAAGAAGGACACCATGTCCGGCTCAAGACGCCCTATGGTCAGTTCTTGCGCGCAAATGGGGGCGTACCACCTTGGAGAAACTCTGTCACCCATGATGTCCCACATAGAACTGCATCCCAGGATTGGGTTCTGTGGGATGTAGATGTTACAGATATTCGGGTTGAATCGCCAGAACGTCACCCGGTGGCGAAACCCCCTCCTCCACCACCAGATGCATTACTTTCGGAGTCTTCAGCACCTTCAGAACCGACATCTCCATCTGAGATTGACCTTAGAACGCCGAAGGCTTCCAAACGGGAGGTTTGTTTTAATTAACAAATATGACTTCTATGACTATCaagtttaattatattttggcTTCTTATTGTTTGTTCTTAAACGCAGTCAAGCAAGTCATTTGATCATGATTCGCCGAAGAAAGATCCAGGGAGAATGATCTACTATCATGTGGCTAATGAGAAAGGAGACGTTGAGGATTCATCGGAAGAGTTTTCCTTCCCATTCAAGGGTAGTGATGTAGAGGGGTTGAAGCAAAAGTTGAAGGAAGAAACCGGGCTGGAGGAAATTGATGTGTGTTCACGCAATCCTCTGAATGGACAACTATATCCCCTTCGCTTGCATCTTCCTCCAAACAACCATGATATGCATATCGTTGTAGTTCTGTCATTGTCCGAAGGTTAGAATTGTTTCAAGGGGTTTTCATGTCTTCATCTTGATAATTCTAAAAAAGTTTGATATGTCCGATTCCAAAAAGCTTACTGAAACAAAAGTATTTTGTACCAAATTTGTTGATCACATTGTTAAACACCTCTCTCACGGATGTGCAATTTACACGGAACCAACCTATAAGTGGGTTTCACCTCTGTGAGAGACGTGATCGGTGAATGTGATAAATGTGTGTTTCTTATAGTACGTGCACACATTTAACGAAAATGTACGTTTATTCCTAGTTTTTCGCTTTATATTTGTGGTTAACTATGATTGTCTTCTGCCCTTCACAAGCAGGAAGTGAACTTGACTGAATTTGCAAAACCTGTTAACATCAGATACCGTCTTGTTCATATTCTGCACATTCAGCTCCATAACTGCTCAAATTTTTAGAGTACAGATAGGAAAGGAAGTAGCACTTCATGCAAAGAAGCAAGGAAATGTTGTTCGCAGATTTTTTCAGTAAATTGGTTCTTCAATTATTTCAGGGCCTGATGGATTTACTTTATTCAATTTTCGATTTCTTGATGTATGAGAACAAAAAACAAGTCTAATTTAGCAGGGCCAATTGTATTTCAACTGTATGTTTCCTAATGTGAGGTTGAAGTTTGTAACTGAGATCAGTAAGTAGAATACATATGCAGCCAA belongs to Malus sylvestris chromosome 17, drMalSylv7.2, whole genome shotgun sequence and includes:
- the LOC126609881 gene encoding uncharacterized protein LOC126609881, producing the protein MDFLKKAKVVRFRSHHNKYLLADDDQVSVWQSCDGTVQNTRWTVELISENPNALRLKSCFGKYLTALSTPFLLGIKCNKVLQTMPKTLDSIVEWEPVRDGYVWKLKAANGQFLSASGCSVPPWKDTITHDNPRTGTTRNWVLWDVDVVEIREQQQQQQEQTNVDNVNDSSSRYSTTATQDPTEPEPRSVSRSESSQTQPDSPAVVDLSSTKDRTKDSDKKNT
- the LOC126609880 gene encoding uncharacterized protein LOC126609880, with the protein product MEFFKRARAVRFRSHHDKYLLADEDQETVFQDRDGTVKNAKWTVELVENANTLRFKSCYGKYLTASSLPFRLGLRGKKVLQTLPKRLDSSLEWEPIKEGHHVRLKTPYGQFLRANGGVPPWRNSVTHDVPHRTASQDWVLWDVDVTDIRVESPERHPVAKPPPPPPDALLSESSAPSEPTSPSEIDLRTPKASKRESSKSFDHDSPKKDPGRMIYYHVANEKGDVEDSSEEFSFPFKGSDVEGLKQKLKEETGLEEIDVCSRNPLNGQLYPLRLHLPPNNHDMHIVVVLSLSEGSELD